The Halopelagius longus genome has a segment encoding these proteins:
- a CDS encoding polysaccharide deacetylase family protein: MDGNTSFSRRSALRAGALVVGGLGGCLGGSGETTPEPVVDHPAGQQINGTTDDSCETPEKRDSKDPLVVEFDSREALRCQGKLFDGFEDISRWNTYDGYVGGDLSTVVQGVQSARLTAKPDQSRAWIYRRFEDGLDLSDRDLSLAVHPGEGQSRVTQFRLQLLAPDRENRIEMWHPVGGVRGWVRLDFGPTEFVGEPDLGDVREVRIQTWVGAEQAASCNVDELRTTPKLSEPAVVITFDDINVTQYRNAFPIMQKYGFSGVVGAIPWVADQRGRIGPKRLREMRDAGWDVVSHPQDENPLPAYSPEHQEKLIRASKRWLVENGFEEGARFVIWPFGRTDAKTLDLGAKYHYMGFLGGRCPSGRITGPMTVGRVNGDDVETTLRTLERAKRSGQVAVIMYHTVGGGGDRITTGEFEQTMRRIKELGLRVVTASDLWEMQSTGM; the protein is encoded by the coding sequence ATGGACGGGAACACGTCCTTCTCACGGCGGTCGGCCCTCCGGGCGGGAGCACTCGTCGTCGGCGGCCTCGGAGGGTGTCTCGGGGGATCGGGTGAAACGACTCCGGAACCCGTCGTCGACCACCCCGCGGGGCAACAGATAAACGGGACCACCGACGACTCGTGCGAGACGCCCGAGAAGAGGGACTCGAAGGATCCCCTCGTCGTCGAGTTCGACAGCCGGGAGGCCCTCCGGTGTCAGGGGAAACTCTTCGACGGGTTCGAGGACATCTCGCGGTGGAATACCTACGACGGCTACGTGGGGGGTGACCTCTCGACGGTGGTGCAGGGGGTGCAGTCCGCGCGCCTGACCGCCAAGCCGGACCAGTCCCGTGCGTGGATATACCGCCGGTTCGAGGACGGACTCGACCTGAGCGACCGCGACCTCTCGCTTGCGGTCCACCCCGGAGAGGGGCAAAGCAGGGTTACGCAGTTCCGCCTGCAACTCCTCGCGCCCGACCGGGAGAACCGCATCGAGATGTGGCACCCCGTCGGCGGCGTCCGCGGGTGGGTTCGCCTCGACTTCGGCCCCACGGAGTTCGTCGGCGAACCCGACCTCGGCGACGTTCGGGAGGTGCGCATCCAGACGTGGGTCGGCGCGGAGCAGGCCGCCTCCTGCAACGTCGACGAACTCCGGACGACGCCGAAGTTGTCCGAACCGGCCGTCGTCATCACCTTCGACGACATCAACGTGACGCAGTACCGGAACGCCTTCCCCATCATGCAGAAATACGGGTTCTCAGGCGTCGTGGGGGCGATTCCGTGGGTCGCGGATCAACGGGGCCGAATCGGCCCGAAGCGACTCCGGGAGATGCGGGACGCGGGGTGGGACGTGGTGAGCCACCCACAGGACGAGAATCCTCTCCCCGCGTACTCCCCGGAGCATCAGGAGAAACTGATTCGAGCCTCCAAGCGGTGGCTCGTCGAGAACGGGTTCGAAGAGGGCGCGCGGTTCGTCATCTGGCCGTTCGGCCGTACCGACGCGAAGACGCTCGATTTGGGCGCGAAGTACCACTACATGGGCTTTCTCGGCGGCAGATGCCCGTCCGGACGCATCACCGGCCCGATGACCGTCGGCCGCGTCAACGGCGACGACGTGGAGACGACGCTCCGCACGTTGGAACGGGCGAAGCGGAGCGGTCAGGTCGCGGTCATCATGTACCACACCGTCGGCGGGGGCGGTGACCGAATCACGACCGGGGAGTTCGAGCAGACGATGCGGCGAATCAAGGAACTGGGCCTCCGCGTCGTGACCGCGTCCGACCTCTGGGAGATGCAATCGACGGGCATGTGA
- a CDS encoding polysaccharide deacetylase family protein, with product MDEDTPLSRRSMLGTGAVALATLSGCLGGGDESTPTPIVERPAGQEIGGTTDETCERPETRDSDDRLVVEFDSREALRCQGRLLDGFEELSQWKTYEGSVGGDLSTVASGTQSARLTSKDGSRAWMYRRFEDGIDLSDRDVSLAVHPGQGDTRVAQFRLQLLAPDRENRVEMWHGVDGVAGWVRLDSGPTEFVGDPDLGDVREVRIQSLAGEADAVSCNVDGLRTTPKLSDPGVVVTFDGVHTTQYQHAFPIMRKYGFSGAVGVTPRLLGTFKHLDESRLREMQDEGWDVVSNPRREKPLPNYSPEKQEEALRNVKRWLLDNGFEEGARFVHWPGGRADAATLDLGAKYHYMGFLDGQSPTGRVTGPMTVGRVNGDDVERTLQALERAERSGQVVVVEYHTVGATNDNRATVEEFSRTMRRIDELGLRVLTPSELWEMQSTGM from the coding sequence ATGGACGAGGATACGCCCCTCTCGCGACGATCGATGCTGGGAACCGGCGCGGTGGCGCTGGCGACGCTCTCCGGTTGTCTGGGGGGCGGCGACGAGTCGACGCCGACGCCTATCGTCGAACGTCCCGCGGGGCAGGAGATAGGCGGGACGACCGACGAGACGTGCGAGAGACCCGAGACGCGGGACTCCGACGACCGCCTCGTCGTCGAGTTCGACAGTCGGGAGGCCCTCCGCTGTCAGGGACGACTCCTCGACGGGTTCGAAGAACTCTCACAGTGGAAGACGTACGAGGGGTCCGTCGGCGGCGACCTCTCGACGGTCGCCAGCGGGACGCAGTCCGCGCGCCTCACCTCGAAAGACGGGTCCCGCGCGTGGATGTACCGCCGGTTCGAGGACGGTATCGACCTGAGCGACCGGGACGTGTCCCTCGCGGTCCACCCCGGGCAGGGCGACACCCGCGTCGCGCAGTTCCGCCTGCAACTTCTCGCGCCCGACCGGGAGAACCGCGTCGAGATGTGGCACGGCGTCGACGGCGTCGCCGGATGGGTGCGCCTCGACTCCGGTCCCACGGAGTTCGTCGGCGACCCCGACCTCGGCGACGTTCGAGAGGTGCGCATCCAGTCGCTCGCCGGGGAGGCGGACGCGGTGTCGTGCAACGTGGACGGACTGCGGACGACGCCGAAACTGTCCGACCCCGGTGTCGTCGTTACCTTCGACGGCGTGCACACCACGCAGTATCAGCACGCGTTCCCCATCATGCGGAAGTACGGGTTCTCGGGGGCGGTGGGAGTGACGCCGCGACTCCTCGGGACGTTCAAACACCTCGACGAGTCCAGACTCCGAGAGATGCAGGACGAGGGGTGGGACGTCGTGAGCAACCCCCGGCGCGAGAAACCGCTCCCGAACTACTCGCCCGAGAAACAGGAGGAGGCGCTCAGGAACGTCAAACGGTGGCTCCTCGACAACGGGTTCGAAGAGGGCGCGCGGTTCGTCCACTGGCCGGGGGGTCGGGCCGACGCGGCGACGCTCGATTTGGGCGCGAAGTACCACTACATGGGCTTTCTCGACGGGCAGTCGCCGACCGGACGCGTCACCGGCCCGATGACCGTCGGCCGCGTCAACGGCGACGACGTGGAGCGAACGCTTCAGGCGCTCGAACGCGCCGAGCGAAGCGGTCAGGTCGTCGTCGTCGAGTACCACACCGTCGGCGCAACGAACGACAACAGGGCCACCGTCGAGGAGTTCTCCCGGACGATGCGGCGAATCGACGAACTGGGACTCCGCGTTCTGACGCCGTCGGAACTCTGGGAGATGCAATCGACGGGCATGTAA
- a CDS encoding antibiotic ABC transporter permease, with product MKRAHRLSLDSRRGADDREFIVGLLEDTLAYARARDYTGYDYFDGMSSKLLRALPVEDQWVNIAVQESIKRAPVNVRPFFLVEQRQNFKGSALFAMANQTAHRFTGDELYANEADYLANWLLENQSEGYSGFCGGHRHAMQQIGEFREAETPNVIPTSFAVKALCRLADRDERYEEAAKSAADFLVDDLRYQEVDGGARIVYQPEYDGEFYTLNGGAIGARLLVDLYDQFGDEEYRERAAALLDYIATKQTDLGGWKYRDPPSASHLSMDNHHNGFIIESYQHYHEVTGEKRYEETLDKALEFYRTVLFDPDGGPNWDESKSYPKDIHHATQGIIVFSKSGDTAFARRIIDWTLANLYGGQGQFYYQKRRLYTKNFTLMRWCQAWMAYALAEYLSATADSDAVADGAIAAGTRAEESEETSGNTAETPATEGI from the coding sequence CTGAAGCGGGCGCATCGTCTCTCTCTCGACTCGCGGCGCGGCGCCGACGACCGGGAGTTCATCGTCGGCCTGCTGGAAGACACGCTCGCGTACGCGAGGGCCCGCGACTACACCGGGTACGACTACTTCGACGGGATGAGCAGCAAACTCCTGCGAGCGCTCCCCGTCGAGGACCAGTGGGTGAACATCGCCGTCCAAGAGAGCATCAAGCGCGCGCCGGTCAACGTCCGTCCCTTCTTCCTCGTCGAACAGCGTCAGAACTTCAAAGGGAGCGCGCTGTTCGCGATGGCGAATCAGACTGCCCACCGGTTCACGGGCGACGAACTGTACGCGAACGAGGCCGACTACCTCGCGAACTGGCTGCTGGAGAACCAAAGCGAGGGGTACAGCGGGTTCTGCGGCGGTCACCGCCACGCGATGCAGCAGATAGGCGAGTTCCGCGAGGCGGAGACGCCGAACGTCATTCCCACCTCCTTCGCGGTGAAAGCGCTCTGCCGACTCGCCGACAGGGACGAACGGTACGAGGAGGCGGCCAAATCTGCGGCGGACTTCCTCGTCGACGACCTCCGGTACCAAGAGGTGGACGGCGGCGCGCGCATCGTCTACCAACCGGAGTACGACGGGGAGTTCTACACGCTCAACGGCGGCGCGATAGGCGCGCGCCTCCTCGTGGACCTCTACGACCAGTTCGGCGACGAGGAGTACCGCGAACGCGCCGCCGCACTCCTCGATTACATCGCCACGAAGCAGACGGACCTCGGCGGGTGGAAGTACCGCGACCCGCCGTCGGCGTCGCACCTCTCGATGGACAACCACCACAACGGCTTCATCATCGAGTCGTACCAGCACTACCACGAGGTCACCGGCGAGAAGCGCTACGAAGAGACGCTCGATAAAGCGCTGGAGTTCTACCGCACCGTCCTCTTCGACCCGGACGGCGGCCCGAACTGGGACGAGTCGAAGTCGTACCCGAAGGACATCCACCACGCGACGCAGGGCATCATCGTCTTCTCGAAGTCGGGCGACACCGCGTTCGCGCGGCGCATCATCGACTGGACCCTCGCGAACCTTTACGGCGGTCAGGGACAGTTCTACTACCAGAAGCGCCGGCTCTACACCAAGAACTTCACGCTGATGCGGTGGTGTCAGGCGTGGATGGCCTACGCCCTCGCGGAGTACCTCTCTGCGACCGCCGACTCGGATGCGGTCGCGGACGGAGCAATCGCCGCCGGAACGCGAGCCGAGGAGAGCGAGGAGACGAGCGGAAACACCGCGGAGACGCCCGCGACGGAGGGAATCTAA